The Candidatus Binatia bacterium genome has a segment encoding these proteins:
- the guaA gene encoding glutamine-hydrolyzing GMP synthase: protein MILILDFGGQYTQLIARRVREARVYCEIHPYSLALDKIKAMQPEGIILSGGPASVYEDNAPLPDRGVTELGVPVLGICYGMGVLTLFAGGEVARAPRREYGRADLIVDDTRDLLAGLDSGATPVWMSHGDKMARMPRGWQVLAHSANSPIAAFADADRRLFGVQFHPEVAHTPRGKEVLANFLFRVCRATADWTMENFVERESARMRERVGGAGVVCGLSGGVDSTVTAALVHRAIGDQLTCIFVDNGVLRLDEAQRVMGFLRRSFHFRIKMVAAGARFLERLKGVEDPERKRRIIGVTFIEVFEEEARALPNVTFLAQGTLYPDVIESVSFKGPSATIKSHHNVGGLPERMHLKLIEPLRELFKDEVRQLGEVLGIPATIVGRHPFPGPGLAIRVLGEVTAERVAVLQAAEAIVDEEIRAAGLYDRLWQAFAVLLPVRTVGVMGDARTYDNVIAIRAVESVDGMTADWARLPADLLARLSSRLINEVGGVNRVVYDISSKPPATIEWE, encoded by the coding sequence ATGATCCTCATCCTCGACTTCGGCGGGCAGTACACCCAGCTCATCGCCCGGCGCGTGCGTGAGGCGCGGGTGTACTGCGAGATCCATCCGTATTCCTTGGCCCTGGACAAGATCAAAGCGATGCAGCCGGAGGGCATCATCCTCTCCGGCGGCCCCGCCAGTGTGTATGAAGACAACGCTCCGCTTCCCGACCGCGGCGTTACCGAGCTGGGCGTGCCCGTGCTTGGGATTTGTTACGGCATGGGCGTGCTGACCCTGTTTGCTGGCGGTGAGGTGGCGCGCGCGCCGCGGCGCGAATACGGCCGGGCCGATCTGATCGTCGACGACACCCGTGATCTGCTCGCCGGACTCGACAGCGGCGCGACACCGGTGTGGATGAGCCACGGCGACAAGATGGCACGCATGCCCCGCGGCTGGCAGGTGCTGGCGCACAGCGCCAACTCGCCGATCGCGGCCTTCGCCGACGCCGACCGCCGCCTGTTCGGTGTCCAGTTTCACCCCGAGGTCGCCCACACGCCTCGCGGCAAGGAGGTGCTGGCCAACTTTCTGTTCCGCGTGTGCCGCGCCACGGCCGATTGGACGATGGAGAACTTCGTCGAACGCGAAAGCGCGCGCATGCGCGAACGCGTCGGTGGCGCCGGCGTGGTCTGCGGGCTGAGTGGCGGCGTCGACTCCACCGTGACCGCCGCCCTGGTGCACCGCGCCATCGGCGACCAGCTCACCTGCATCTTCGTGGATAACGGCGTGTTGCGGCTGGACGAGGCGCAGCGGGTGATGGGGTTTCTGCGGCGGAGTTTCCATTTCCGCATCAAGATGGTGGCGGCGGGAGCGCGCTTCTTGGAGCGGCTCAAGGGTGTCGAGGACCCGGAGCGGAAACGGCGGATCATCGGCGTCACCTTCATCGAGGTGTTCGAAGAAGAAGCGCGGGCGCTGCCCAACGTCACGTTCCTGGCCCAGGGCACGCTGTATCCCGACGTCATCGAATCGGTGTCGTTCAAAGGACCGTCGGCGACCATCAAGAGCCATCACAATGTCGGCGGCCTGCCTGAGCGCATGCATCTCAAATTGATCGAGCCGCTGCGCGAGCTGTTCAAGGATGAGGTGCGGCAGTTGGGAGAGGTGCTCGGCATCCCGGCAACCATCGTCGGCCGGCATCCCTTTCCCGGACCGGGGCTGGCCATTCGCGTGCTCGGCGAGGTTACGGCCGAACGTGTTGCCGTGCTGCAAGCGGCCGAAGCCATCGTCGACGAAGAGATCCGCGCCGCCGGTTTGTACGATCGGCTGTGGCAAGCCTTCGCGGTGCTGCTGCCGGTACGGACGGTGGGGGTCATGGGCGATGCGCGCACCTACGACAACGTCATCGCCATCCGCGCCGTGGAAAGCGTCGACGGCATGACCGCAGACTGGGCCCGCCTGCCTGCCGACCTGCTGGCCCGCCTGTCGAGCCGTCTGATCAACGAAGTCGGTGGCGTGAATCGCGTCGTCTATGATATTTCATCGAAGCCCCCGGCGACCATCGAGTGGGAGTGA